From one Rhopalosiphum padi isolate XX-2018 chromosome 2, ASM2088224v1, whole genome shotgun sequence genomic stretch:
- the LOC132920426 gene encoding formin-B-like → MYYENIEENLFVDNNFEGLEELHSGDNQKLTSRELQSRRLEECFFMNFEPNCKDTRELSYTVEKLKNNVEKQKLKIEEINNYFIEVKTLKLDIMSVKNDLYRMNTNINEIKSEIMLIERSVEKPNRITKLKNRIGNLERDVTKNTANIIGMNNYTYQTLSSPTSPPTSPSTTPPPPPPPCLPPPPFPSPPPSSPQLLPPSSPPPPPPPSTPPPLPRP, encoded by the exons ATGTATTACGAAAATATCGAGGAAAACTTATTCGTGGATAACAATTTTGAAGGATTAGAAG AACTGCATAGTGGTGATAATCAAAAACTAACATCTAGAGAATTAcaa tcACGTCGTTTAGAAGAATGTTTCTTCATGAATTTTGAACCAAATTGCAAAGATACACGTGAATTGTCATATACTGtcgagaaattaaaaaataacgtagaaaaacaaaaacttaagaTTGaagaaatcaataattatttcattgaagTGAAGACCTTAAAATTAGACATAATGAGtgtaaaaaatgatttgtaCAGGATGAACACTAACATAAACGAAATTAAATCAGAAATTATGTTAATAGAAA GAAGCGTCGAAAAACCGAACAGGATAACCAAACTTAAGAACCGAATTGGAAACCTTGAAa GAGATGTAACAAAGAATACGGCTAACATAATAGGaatgaataattatacctaCCAAACACTATCTTCACCAACATCTCCACCAACATCTCCATCAACAACTCCACCACCACCTCCACCACCATGTCTACCTCCACCACCATTTCCATCTCCACCACCATCATCACCACAACTTCTACCACCATCTTCACCGCCACCTCCACCGCCACCTTCAACACCACCTCCATTGCCAAGACCATAA